The following coding sequences are from one Stegostoma tigrinum isolate sSteTig4 chromosome 11, sSteTig4.hap1, whole genome shotgun sequence window:
- the LOC125460370 gene encoding RNA-binding protein 5-like isoform X1, with product MGYDKYDKRETSRSERSGRYGSEWNRDDHRESRGRRDYDYKDVDYRAPPNHGRDYDRDRRRSDYRNNDRYQDYRNYDNSENCEDDNRFERPEGSQYYDGDYKDHDYRNDGTEERENKTIMLRGLLPSTTREDILEIFRDSDEFQPKDVRVMKCKVSGQSRGFAFVEFNHLQDATRWMEANQQRSLTILGKSVSMHYSTKPFEDWSCNKCGVTNFKRRERCFKCDAQKPETEEEQVRVQSEPFMSDYANDTIILRNIGPHTPMESILSALAPYAVLSPANVRLIKDKQTQLNRGFAFVQLDSSFEASHLIQILLALQPPLNIDGRTINVDFAKSLKKDHILSDGNKISSSTVAITAIAAAQWSSSQVGQGSEDGSIDYSYFQPGQDGYSQYDQMAYSQDYGQQSGSADSTQQGLAVYQAPAVISAPPMVAKSATVSQDGQSYQSQNQSETQTTETIPSDGTTESKDSSYPVPDVSTYQYDESSGFYYDAQTGFYYDPNSQYYYNPQTQQYMYWDGEKQTYLPAPDQTTQQSKAAGGTKSKEGKEKKEKPKSRTAQQIAKDMERWAKSLNKQKDNVKTALQMIASKEEERRESAAADAGFALFEKRGMIERQPMVLEPFSGFVEHLRDDDESPLKRKSSPLQGLVASYSGESEEEEQETVQELEEKLTDWNKIACLLCRRQFPNKEALTRHQQLSDLHRQNLEIRRRSRMSDRELEALEKTENEMKYRDRAAERREKYGIPEPPEPKRKRFNNAAVIDFEQPTKNGINSDNIGSRMLQAMGWKEGSGLGRNQQGITAPIQAQTRMKGAGLGARGSSYGVTTSDSYKDAVKKAMFTRFNELE from the exons ATGGGCTACGATAAATATGATAAACG TGAAACCAGTCGAAGTGAGCGGAGTGGCCGCTATGGCTCTGAATGGAATAGAGATGACCACAGAGAGTCACGGGGTAGACGTGATTATGACTATAAAGATGTTGATTATCGTGCTCCGCCAAATCACGGCAGGGACTATGATCGTGATAGACGTCGCAGTGACTATCGGAATAATGACCGCTATCAAGATTACAGGAACTATGACAATTCTGAG AATTGTGAAGATGACAATAGATTTGAAAGACCTGAGGGAAGCCAATACTATGATGGTGACTACAAGGACCATGATTACAGAAATGATGGAACTGAAGAGAGGGAGAACAAAACGATTATGTTAAGAGGTCTTCTGCCATCAACAACCAGGGAGGAT ATTCTTGAAATATTTCGGGACAGCGATGAATTTCAACCAAAGGATGTGCGAGTAATGAAGTGTAAAGTATCAG GTCAAAGCCGTGGTTTCGCCTTCGTGGAGTTTAATCACTTGCAGGACGCAACAAGATGGATGGAAGCCAACCAG CAGCGTTCCCTTACCATTCTTGGAAAGTCCGTTTCGATGCACTACAGTACAAAGCCTTTTGAAGACTGGAGTTGTAACAAG TGTGGGGTGACTAACTTCAAACGGCGAGAGAGATGCTTTAAATGTGATGCTCAGAAGCCTG AAACTGAAGAAGAGCAAGTTCGTGTGCAAAGTGAACCATTTATGTCTGACTATGCAAATGACA CCATTATTTTAAGAAACATAGGTCCACACACACCAATGGAATCTATCCTGAGTGCATTGGCTCCATATGCTGTGCTGTCTCCTGCAAATGTCAGGTTGATCAAGGACAAACAAACACAATTAAACAGAGGATTTGCCTTTGTTCAGCTGGATTCAtctttt GAAGCTTCTCATCTCATTCAGATACTGCTTGCTCTGCAACCTCCATTAAACATTGATGGTCGGACCATTAATGTTGATTTTGCCAAATCTTTAAAGAA GGACCATATCCTTTCTGATGGTAATAAGATCAGTTCGTCAACTGTTGCGATCACAGCTATTGCTGCAGCCCAGTGGTCGTCAAGTCAG GTGGGGCAAGGATCAGAAGATGGCAGCATTGACTACAGCTACTTTCAACCTGGACAGGATGGCTACAGTCAATACGATCAA ATGGCGTATTCACAAGATTATGGACAGCAAAGTGGCTCTGCAGATTCCACCCAACAGGGATTGGCAGTTTATCAAGCACCTGCAGTAATCTCAG CTCCTCCTATGGTTGCTAAATCAGCAACAGTTTCCCAAGATGGTCAGTCCTATCAGTCGCAGAATCAATCTGAG ACTCAAACTACAGAAACCATTCCATCTGATGGTACCACAGAGTCTAAGGATTCAAGCTACC CTGTGCCAGATGTGTCCACATATCAATATGATGAATCTTCTGGATTTTACTATGATGCGCAGACTGGATTCTACTATGACCCAAACTCCCAG TACTATTACAATCCACAGACTCAGCAGTACATGTATTGGgatggagagaaacagacttaTTTGCCTGCCCCAGATCAAACTACACAGCAAAGCAAAGCAGCCGGTGGGACTAAAAGTAAAGAGGGGAAAGAGAAGAAGGAAAAACCAAAGAGCAGGACAGCTCAACAG ATCGCCAAAGACATGGAACGATGGGCCAAGAGTCTAAATAAACAGAAGGATAATGTCAAAACTGCTTTGCAGATGATTGCATCTAAAGAAGAAGAGAGGAGAGAATCTGCAGCAGCTGATGCAGGATTTGCTTTGTTTGAGAAAAGG GGGATGATAGAACGGCAGCCAATGGTACTTGAACCATTCAGCGGTTTCGTGGAACATCTACGGGATGATGATGAAAGTCCGTTAAAG AGAAAGTCCAGTCCACTACAGGGCCTTGTAGCATCATACAGTGGAGAAAGTGAAGAGGAGGAGCAAGAGACAGTCCAAGAACTGGAAGAAAAGCTGACAGATTGGAACAAAATAGCCTGTTTGTTGTGCAGAAGACAGTTTCCCAATAAAGAGGCACTTACTCGACATCAGCAACTCTCCGACCTCCACAGG CAAAATTTGGAAATTCGTAGAAGGTCGCGAATGTCTGACCGAGAGCTTGAGGCATTAGAAAAGACAGAAAATGAA ATGAAGTACAGAGACAGAGCAGcagaaagaagagaaaaatatGGAATCCCAGAGCCTCCAGAACCAAAAAGAAAGAGGTTTAATAATGCTGCAGTAAT TGATTTTGAGCAACCAACAAAGAATGGTATTAACAGTGATAACATTGGGAGCAGAATGCTACAGGCTATGGGTTGGAAAGAAGGTTCAGGGCTGGGTCGAAATCAGCAGGGTATTACAGCACCTATACAG GCTCAAACAAGGATGAAAGGTGCTGGTTTGGGAGCACGAGGAAGTTCGTATGGCGTTACTACTTCAGATTCCTACAAAGATGCTGTTAAAAAAGCTATGTTTACAAGATTTAATGAATTGGAGTAA
- the LOC125460370 gene encoding RNA-binding protein 5-like isoform X2 yields the protein MGYDKYDKRETSRSERSGRYGSEWNRDDHRESRGRRDYDYKDVDYRAPPNHGRDYDRDRRRSDYRNNDRYQDYRNYDNSENCEDDNRFERPEGSQYYDGDYKDHDYRNDGTEERENKTIMLRGLLPSTTREDILEIFRDSDEFQPKDVRVMKCKVSGQSRGFAFVEFNHLQDATRWMEANQRSLTILGKSVSMHYSTKPFEDWSCNKCGVTNFKRRERCFKCDAQKPETEEEQVRVQSEPFMSDYANDTIILRNIGPHTPMESILSALAPYAVLSPANVRLIKDKQTQLNRGFAFVQLDSSFEASHLIQILLALQPPLNIDGRTINVDFAKSLKKDHILSDGNKISSSTVAITAIAAAQWSSSQVGQGSEDGSIDYSYFQPGQDGYSQYDQMAYSQDYGQQSGSADSTQQGLAVYQAPAVISAPPMVAKSATVSQDGQSYQSQNQSETQTTETIPSDGTTESKDSSYPVPDVSTYQYDESSGFYYDAQTGFYYDPNSQYYYNPQTQQYMYWDGEKQTYLPAPDQTTQQSKAAGGTKSKEGKEKKEKPKSRTAQQIAKDMERWAKSLNKQKDNVKTALQMIASKEEERRESAAADAGFALFEKRGMIERQPMVLEPFSGFVEHLRDDDESPLKRKSSPLQGLVASYSGESEEEEQETVQELEEKLTDWNKIACLLCRRQFPNKEALTRHQQLSDLHRQNLEIRRRSRMSDRELEALEKTENEMKYRDRAAERREKYGIPEPPEPKRKRFNNAAVIDFEQPTKNGINSDNIGSRMLQAMGWKEGSGLGRNQQGITAPIQAQTRMKGAGLGARGSSYGVTTSDSYKDAVKKAMFTRFNELE from the exons ATGGGCTACGATAAATATGATAAACG TGAAACCAGTCGAAGTGAGCGGAGTGGCCGCTATGGCTCTGAATGGAATAGAGATGACCACAGAGAGTCACGGGGTAGACGTGATTATGACTATAAAGATGTTGATTATCGTGCTCCGCCAAATCACGGCAGGGACTATGATCGTGATAGACGTCGCAGTGACTATCGGAATAATGACCGCTATCAAGATTACAGGAACTATGACAATTCTGAG AATTGTGAAGATGACAATAGATTTGAAAGACCTGAGGGAAGCCAATACTATGATGGTGACTACAAGGACCATGATTACAGAAATGATGGAACTGAAGAGAGGGAGAACAAAACGATTATGTTAAGAGGTCTTCTGCCATCAACAACCAGGGAGGAT ATTCTTGAAATATTTCGGGACAGCGATGAATTTCAACCAAAGGATGTGCGAGTAATGAAGTGTAAAGTATCAG GTCAAAGCCGTGGTTTCGCCTTCGTGGAGTTTAATCACTTGCAGGACGCAACAAGATGGATGGAAGCCAACCAG CGTTCCCTTACCATTCTTGGAAAGTCCGTTTCGATGCACTACAGTACAAAGCCTTTTGAAGACTGGAGTTGTAACAAG TGTGGGGTGACTAACTTCAAACGGCGAGAGAGATGCTTTAAATGTGATGCTCAGAAGCCTG AAACTGAAGAAGAGCAAGTTCGTGTGCAAAGTGAACCATTTATGTCTGACTATGCAAATGACA CCATTATTTTAAGAAACATAGGTCCACACACACCAATGGAATCTATCCTGAGTGCATTGGCTCCATATGCTGTGCTGTCTCCTGCAAATGTCAGGTTGATCAAGGACAAACAAACACAATTAAACAGAGGATTTGCCTTTGTTCAGCTGGATTCAtctttt GAAGCTTCTCATCTCATTCAGATACTGCTTGCTCTGCAACCTCCATTAAACATTGATGGTCGGACCATTAATGTTGATTTTGCCAAATCTTTAAAGAA GGACCATATCCTTTCTGATGGTAATAAGATCAGTTCGTCAACTGTTGCGATCACAGCTATTGCTGCAGCCCAGTGGTCGTCAAGTCAG GTGGGGCAAGGATCAGAAGATGGCAGCATTGACTACAGCTACTTTCAACCTGGACAGGATGGCTACAGTCAATACGATCAA ATGGCGTATTCACAAGATTATGGACAGCAAAGTGGCTCTGCAGATTCCACCCAACAGGGATTGGCAGTTTATCAAGCACCTGCAGTAATCTCAG CTCCTCCTATGGTTGCTAAATCAGCAACAGTTTCCCAAGATGGTCAGTCCTATCAGTCGCAGAATCAATCTGAG ACTCAAACTACAGAAACCATTCCATCTGATGGTACCACAGAGTCTAAGGATTCAAGCTACC CTGTGCCAGATGTGTCCACATATCAATATGATGAATCTTCTGGATTTTACTATGATGCGCAGACTGGATTCTACTATGACCCAAACTCCCAG TACTATTACAATCCACAGACTCAGCAGTACATGTATTGGgatggagagaaacagacttaTTTGCCTGCCCCAGATCAAACTACACAGCAAAGCAAAGCAGCCGGTGGGACTAAAAGTAAAGAGGGGAAAGAGAAGAAGGAAAAACCAAAGAGCAGGACAGCTCAACAG ATCGCCAAAGACATGGAACGATGGGCCAAGAGTCTAAATAAACAGAAGGATAATGTCAAAACTGCTTTGCAGATGATTGCATCTAAAGAAGAAGAGAGGAGAGAATCTGCAGCAGCTGATGCAGGATTTGCTTTGTTTGAGAAAAGG GGGATGATAGAACGGCAGCCAATGGTACTTGAACCATTCAGCGGTTTCGTGGAACATCTACGGGATGATGATGAAAGTCCGTTAAAG AGAAAGTCCAGTCCACTACAGGGCCTTGTAGCATCATACAGTGGAGAAAGTGAAGAGGAGGAGCAAGAGACAGTCCAAGAACTGGAAGAAAAGCTGACAGATTGGAACAAAATAGCCTGTTTGTTGTGCAGAAGACAGTTTCCCAATAAAGAGGCACTTACTCGACATCAGCAACTCTCCGACCTCCACAGG CAAAATTTGGAAATTCGTAGAAGGTCGCGAATGTCTGACCGAGAGCTTGAGGCATTAGAAAAGACAGAAAATGAA ATGAAGTACAGAGACAGAGCAGcagaaagaagagaaaaatatGGAATCCCAGAGCCTCCAGAACCAAAAAGAAAGAGGTTTAATAATGCTGCAGTAAT TGATTTTGAGCAACCAACAAAGAATGGTATTAACAGTGATAACATTGGGAGCAGAATGCTACAGGCTATGGGTTGGAAAGAAGGTTCAGGGCTGGGTCGAAATCAGCAGGGTATTACAGCACCTATACAG GCTCAAACAAGGATGAAAGGTGCTGGTTTGGGAGCACGAGGAAGTTCGTATGGCGTTACTACTTCAGATTCCTACAAAGATGCTGTTAAAAAAGCTATGTTTACAAGATTTAATGAATTGGAGTAA